Proteins from a genomic interval of Deltaproteobacteria bacterium:
- a CDS encoding response regulator transcription factor: protein MKKILIVDDEKMARDRIKRLLTSLTNKIQISEAENAPEAFEKIKSDKPDILLLDIQMPVMTGFDLLYQIQERNFQIIFQTAYDEFAVKAFEVNACDYLLKPFTEERLLAAMKKAFSLLEQNSNIQKLEKHLELSKVYLNTVISKSGISTRILKITDIIAFKSEDHYTFAITDKGEFIIENSLSWLEEKLDPNLFVRCHRNNLVQIEYIEKIGNTASSFVYLKNGIELPLSRESRKKLKEKNLLK, encoded by the coding sequence ATGAAAAAAATATTAATCGTAGATGATGAAAAAATGGCAAGGGACCGCATTAAGAGGCTATTAACTTCGCTTACCAATAAGATTCAAATTTCCGAAGCTGAAAATGCTCCAGAGGCTTTTGAAAAAATTAAAAGCGATAAACCTGACATTTTACTTTTAGACATACAAATGCCTGTCATGACTGGGTTTGACTTGCTTTATCAGATTCAAGAGAGAAATTTTCAAATTATTTTTCAAACAGCGTATGATGAATTTGCAGTTAAAGCTTTTGAAGTGAATGCTTGCGATTATCTTTTGAAACCATTTACGGAAGAACGCCTATTAGCTGCAATGAAGAAAGCCTTTAGCCTTTTGGAGCAAAACTCGAATATTCAAAAGCTAGAAAAACATCTCGAATTGTCTAAAGTTTATCTTAATACAGTTATATCAAAATCTGGAATATCTACGAGGATTCTCAAAATCACAGATATTATAGCTTTTAAAAGCGAAGATCACTACACTTTTGCTATTACTGACAAAGGTGAATTTATCATTGAGAATTCACTTTCATGGTTAGAGGAAAAGCTTGATCCGAATTTATTCGTGCGCTGTCATCGCAATAACCTAGTGCAAATAGAATATATTGAAAAAATCGGTAACACCGCTAGCTCCTTTGTCTATTTAAAAAATGGAATCGAACTCCCTCTTTCTCGTGAAAGTAGGAAAAAACTGAAGGAAAAGAACTTATTAAAATGA